CCCGGCTACGAGGGGCGGCCGTGCGCTATCCGCACGATGCCGCCCTGAACCGGCTGCTGAGCGACCTGCGCGAGGGCAGCGAGGAGTTCCGCGAGCTCTGGGCCCGTAACCCGGTGAGACTGCCCGGCCACCAGGTGAAGACGCCCGAGCATCCGGAACTCGGCCGCCTGCGCCTGAACTGCGACGTTCTCGCGGTGCCGGAAGACGATCAGCAGGTCGTCTTCATCACCGCCGACCCGGGCAGCGCCACCGAGCGGGCGCTGCGGCAGCTGGCTGCCCGGGCCGTCGTCAGCGCTACCTGACCCCGTACTTCTCGCAGGCCTTCTTCAGAGCTTCGGTGGTGCAGACCTTCCCGGCCGTGGTGGCCCCGTCGTCGATGACGTCCTGCACGTTGTCCGCGTAGATCGCCTGGGGCTCGATCAGCACCGACTTCACCGGCTGATTGGTCTTGGTGTCGGTGACCGTGCCGCTCGCGACGGCGTCGGCGCCCGCGGTGTCACCCTTGATCAGCTTCACCGTCAGGTCGACCGCGGCGGCGGCCTCCTTGTTGATCGACTTGTAGACCGTCACGCACTGGTTGCCGAGCAGCACCTGCTGAAGGCCCGTGTCGGTGGCGTCCTGCCCGGTGACCGGCACCTTCCCGGCGCGGCCCTCGGTCTTCAGCCGGGCGATCACCGCACCACCCAGGGTGTCGTTGGCGGCGGCCACCCCGACGAACTTGCCCTTGAGCTCGGTGTTGATCTGCTCGAACAGCGTGCCGGCCTTCTGGCTGTCCCAGTCGGGCACGGCCTGGTCGGCGGCCACGCCGTAACCGGCGTCGCGGATGGCCTTGTCATAGCCCTGCTTGAACAGCGTGGCGTTGTTGTCGGTCGGCGAGCCGTTCAGCTCGACCACGTCACCGGTCGTCGTCCCCTCGTCCTGAAGGCATTTCACCAGGCCTTCACCGATCGTCGTGCCGACCAGCACCGGGTCGACCGCGACGTAGTACTTCGCCCCGCCGCCCAGCGTGAGGCGGTCGTAGTCGATCACCGGGACACCCGCGTCCGTCGCCTTCTTGATCACCGCGGCCCCGGAGTCGTTGTCCAGATTGACGATGAGCAGAGCACTCACGCCCTGGCTGATCATGCCGTCGGCGATGGTCTGGAACTTGGTCTTGTCGCCGCCCG
The Kineosporia sp. NBRC 101731 genome window above contains:
- a CDS encoding substrate-binding domain-containing protein; this encodes MRRQMLAATAIGSAALLTLSACGGDSEGSTTGSTTPQGTVGVILPDAASSPRWENADRPALTEAFTKAGVKVDIQNAGGDKTKFQTIADGMISQGVSALLIVNLDNDSGAAVIKKATDAGVPVIDYDRLTLGGGAKYYVAVDPVLVGTTIGEGLVKCLQDEGTTTGDVVELNGSPTDNNATLFKQGYDKAIRDAGYGVAADQAVPDWDSQKAGTLFEQINTELKGKFVGVAAANDTLGGAVIARLKTEGRAGKVPVTGQDATDTGLQQVLLGNQCVTVYKSINKEAAAAVDLTVKLIKGDTAGADAVASGTVTDTKTNQPVKSVLIEPQAIYADNVQDVIDDGATTAGKVCTTEALKKACEKYGVR